From one Thamnophis elegans isolate rThaEle1 chromosome 7, rThaEle1.pri, whole genome shotgun sequence genomic stretch:
- the MIEF1 gene encoding mitochondrial dynamics protein MID51, protein MAGAGERKGKKDDNGIGTAIDFVLSNARLVLGVGGAAMLGIATLAVKRMYDRAISAPASPTHLSQSGKRSWEEPSWLGSSSRLLNQDMKTNLSRSLQTLPTDASDFEIDSIKPMKHKSPAKRSQVELKKSRLRMSLQEKLFTYYRRKVAISVEEQIKAKQAAVDICAELRSFLRTKLPDMPLREMYLSGSLCDDLQVVTADHIQLIVPLVLEQNLWSCIPGEETIMNIPGFCLVRRENPEYFPRGSSYWDRCVVGGYLSPKSVCGTFEKVVAGSINWPAIGSLLDYVIHPVAPLESLTLEVQYERDRRLLIDFLPSVTLGDSVLVAKPHRLAQYDNLWRLSLRSAETARLRALDQDDSGCRSLCLKILKAICKLNPVLCRLSASQLTNVILHLTQEETDWSQDAIADRFLQALRKLIGYLEEGILPCALNPKVNLFSELTTEEVDELGYTLYCSLSEPELLLQM, encoded by the exons ATGGCGGGCGCTGGAGAGCGCAAGGGAAAGAAGGATGACAATGGGATTGGCACGGCTATTGATTTTGTGTTGTCCAATGCTCGACTTGTACTGGGTGTGGGAGGTGCTGCTATGCTGGGGATTGCTACCTTGGCTGTCAAACGG ATGTATGACAGAGCAATCAGCGCTCCAGCCAGCCCCACCCATTTAAGCCAGTCAGGAAAGAGAAGCTGGGAGGAACCAAGTTGGCTTGGGTCATCATCACGATTACTGAACCAAGACATGAAGACAAATCTTAGTCGTTCTCTGCAGACTCTACCCACAGATGCTTCAGATTTTGAAATAG ATTCCATCAAACCTATGAAACATAAATCACCTGCTAAGAGAAGCCAGGTGGAATTGAAGAAATCCCGCCTACGGATGTCCTTGCAAGAAAAACTGTTTACTTATTATCGGAGAAAGGTGGCTATCTCTGTAGAAGAACAGATCAAAGCCAAGCAAGCTGCTGTGGATATCTGTGCTGAATTACGCAGCTTCCTCCGTACCAAGTTGCCAGACATGCCTCTGCGTGAGATGTATCTGAGTGGTAGCCTCTGTGATGACTTACAG GTTGTGACAGCAGATCACATCCAACTTATTGTTCCTCTTGTGCTAGAACAGAATTTATGGTCATGCATTCCAGGTGAAGAAACCATTATGAACATCCCTGGCTTCTGCCTAGTACGTCGGGAAAACCCAGAATATTTTCCTCGTGGTAGCAGTTATTGGGACCGCTGTGTTGTGGGAGGTTATCTCTCACCCAAGTCTGTATGTGGTACCTTTGAGAAAGTAGTGGCTGGCTCCATCAATTGGCCAGCAATTGGATCTCTCCTAGATTATGTGATCCATCCAGTCGCACCCTTAGAATCTCTAACTTTGGAGGTCCAGTATGAACGGGATAGGCGCCTTCTAATAGACTTTTTACCATCTGTGACACTAGGTGATTCTGTATTGGTAGCCAAGCCACATCGACTGGCCCAATATGATAATCTATGGCGACTCAGCCTTCGGTCAGCAGAGACAGCTCGCCTGCGGGCCTTGGACCAAGATGACTCTGGTTGCCGTTCTTTGTGCCTTAAGATCCTCAAGGCCATATGTAAACTGAACCCAGTTCTGTGTCGTCTTTCTGCCAGCCAGCTTACCAATGTAATATTACACCTGACCCAAGAAGAAACTGATTGGTCACAAGATGCAATAGCTGACCGTTTTCTTCAGGCATTGAGAAAACTAATTGGCTATTTGGAAGAAGGAATTCTTCCGTGTGCTTTAAATCCCAAGGTGAACTTATTTTCAGAACTTACTACTGAAGAAGTAGACGAATTAGGTTATACTCTGTACTGTTCACTTTCAGAACCAGAACTTCTGCTACAAATGTAA